Proteins co-encoded in one Palaemon carinicauda isolate YSFRI2023 unplaced genomic scaffold, ASM3689809v2 scaffold19, whole genome shotgun sequence genomic window:
- the vir gene encoding protein virilizer isoform X3, whose amino-acid sequence MNELLFFDTFSHEVSDKVQLDLVQFPRPVQVTEIRAIPLGARVQADFPGGVRLGATNPSQFEIEYFVNDLSKRGAGTFESVGTLQYNQHGNIQMDFEKKVQYVPTDGLLLRGNYNAITLAVYGHLTKVQREPSPPKSTKRSEVVPQPPPEKVNTHERIRDWLEDTQECRKQQPFSHDPSVDAQPDWEAKPPRSPLEYDETKQWPDERIEFNRELEREREREQRPNRGGENRERERGERENRERERRRSAERSRSRDRSWERSERSSSRRECRRDSGREGDHERERERDRGDFDRERDRERDYDRDRDRSRDREKEKGRDKEKDRDRDRDRYRERDRDRDREQRRSRESRERMEEDRPPAPEPTASRGRRSIEDERHSERSDKSARRPRTPHDVQPHPVSPFHGDSFNEEVSHPGTARDFHEREVREDPNISGAPRDLRERESREEVARSGTPRELRERELREAQEKERDFEPAEPQSVLPPLPTEIMDPISDDEELPDLPPDNTEIEEEYPPEECMDEICIDEAPPDIGVDDYEEIMSDEEDLPEDQYEEEWFVEEWEDWLKPFTPSHFQMGELGYLLSPTLTDFQIDYQHWKARFETEGQDIEDEPSQASKLETMLAEVLIPLEMPEENILETDSGEAREEAGEKWVQSVEHVCQILSKGLPYLLAKNGDAVLTTICDWIDVGVNFERALAQQQPVYKIRHVKAGVRLTQLMLQCTDEITKLLLERNIMEKLKLLYYQPHMALSIKLLILKTFDSVTRTPMGLRYYLGIADDKCEERGRNWYEIILEMLTDVQQTRAKVALSAIVRKVHIFEVCQNLMESTKMLLNHLPNLEEELKGNEELNQEEDSMDMDEVDGRIDLPPNWSANIPDSLIDAVNSCLQEIVKVHKYADQLLAQPHRWLPGSKQFQLPKNPHDPYPQLYVTFDSGDLLTSLMVLLGGLGTVQSGALIGGIKNLLDSLMSSAHGLTYMASHPFIITNVARSLLQFGEDGRDDSSDNEENPLHMVGLKMVYTFHALMQLDSLALLASSHNTDYSQAVTHFNSLTSLLLTCVGRNAVINLLSVGRNLEILFPYLKLGAGDDQDNAPTRIACFGYAVELVVLTVKFSENVEMLEQYGEKILELVDLEEAREGPKLEEHAKFCEIVPWLSITKSAESFAYDNLSNLSNNLKEHVEKLDKFSGELVTHLRIIQHLTVPKYPVSDLLPEDHNGELIEELKYKYATVQLFSADCHTYLTNLLSKLCSMYSQPSVHGSDFMASEGATVLAVIQPTLRLLKNILTYVIHARNTNFKDLTAIVPLVQTYLLLQSFPLGSQYISQSQELQQEVISILLVYTQPVYSETEGEEVLAKSLWTKMMSEVFKYLLTGPHTFMGVINLVIELLPLPLPIQTRVPLSEEESSQIINLRKLWSAHLYCLSSNIHEIIMRLGLASFPPLMHLLRRMCVALSDLAAPMALLVARATLDLVLQSHRLDQRASGEDFGPCSLQTVRVLNMLALLVSHAPTKAAILHLLRGGSPTLAAATTKTEDKYSGLVALWCRILNVAASGSHAHVQAQECLVTIIQYLCDHENAMHVSQDCNVQDGNVQVNAVPTPITLSGVPNKDTLVPIVEALIDHLRNLHSPHQSIQQVLRALMRLMEHDYGFYHIKSVMEKKRACLISLFKRLSSSFRKESQEYITSLQGALEFCQLLIETDESSTVSRTLLVTPSELASYIGWKLGGLEMQYSKYSQEKKEIIKKEEKEKEKVVKEEPAEEPTPAATAVKEEATDKSEADSKTDETEGAEVKTEEETKEELRKEETKKEPPKKEEVKKEEVVRREEPQRREDEIKERIHPLKLLENQVVAEGCEEETMESLYEDISQLINVLDQSYTSEGKELSEPTGPEMETLQALFASRVVWTVPVSDDEIPSFWLVPPVFEDADEMEMIPSNLLDTCRQYAGDYDLLGTLHKLVKGQGAQSLTPQKLCKAPPRYKPSAAAIRPDKRGRPFVAPMRGRSFNRGMNSRSDPFRSRPPNTSRPPSLHVDDFVALESTGHQPTGPTGYNKISFGRGKFLLDSMRGRGGRGRGDSRGGGRFFHRPPFRPDIGVRGMNPRGRGMPWIFRGDVSPRGFRGVSMNPGPTRFIRGRGMYMRGNGQGISPKERFPPKFVDRGGRRDMNGGRHMRGAFR is encoded by the exons AGACGAAGCAGTGGCCCGACGAACGTATAGAGTTCAACAGGGAACTAGAGCGGGAAAGGGAAAGAGAGCAGAGACCCAACCGTGGTGGGGAAaacagggagagggagagaggcgagagagagaacagagagagggagaggcGCAGATCGGCGGAGAGGTCTAGGAGCAGGGACAGGTCTTGGGAGAGGAGCGAAAGGAGTAGTTCGAGACGGGAGTGTAGGAGGGATAGCGGCAGAGAAGGAGaccatgagagggagagagagcgggATAGAGGAGACTTCGATCGGGAAAGGGACAGAGAGCGAGACTACGATAGGGACAGGGATCGCTCTAGGGATAGGGAAAAGGAAAAAGGGCGGGATAAAGAGAAGGATAGGGATAGGGACAGAGACCGAtacagagaaagagacagagataGGGATCGAGAGCAGCGTCGCAGTCGTGAGAGTAGAGAGCGCATGGAAGAGGATCGACCGCCCGCGCCGGAACCCACGGCTTCCAGAGGACGACGGAGCATCGA GGATGAAAGACACTCTGAGAGATCTGACAAGTCAGCTCGACGTCCTCGCACCCCTCACGATGTCCAGCCCCATCCTGTGTCGCCCTTCCATGGGGACAGCTTCAACGAAGAGGTCAGCCACCCGGGAACGGCTCGAGACTTCCACGAAAGAGAAGTTCGGGAGGATCCGAACATTTCGGGAGCCCCTCGAGATCTGCGCGAAAGAGAGTCGCGGGAAGAAGTCGCACGCAGCGGAACGCCTCGAGAACTTAGGGAAAGGGAGCTTCGTGAGGCGCAGGAAAAGGAGAGGGACTTCGAGCCAGCGGAACCCCAGAGCGTTCTCCCTCCGTTGCCCACTGAAATTATGGACCCCATTAGTGATGACGAAGAGCTGCCTGATCTCCCTCCCGATAATACAGAAATAGAAGAAGAGTACCCACCAGAGGAATGCATGGATGAAATATGCATTGATGAAGCACCACCAGACATAG GGGTTGATGATTACGAAGAAATTATGAGTGACGAAGAGGATTTGCCCGAGGACCAGTACGAGGAAGAATGGTTTGTCGAGGAATGGGAAGACTGGTTGAAGCCTTTCACGCCTAGTCATTTCCAGATGGGCGAGCTCGGCTATCTGCTGAGCCCGACTCTCACGGACTTTCAAATCGACTACCAGCACTGGAAAGCGAGGTTCGAAACCGAAGGTCAAGATATAGAAGACGAGCCTTCTCAG GCATCGAAGCTTGAGACCATGTTAGCCGAGGTTCTCATTCCTTTGGAAATGCCCGAAGAAAATATCCTTGAAACAGATTcaggcgaagcaagggaggaagccGGAGAAAAGTGGGTCCAGAGCGTAGAACACGTTTGCCAGATTTTGTCAAAAGGACTTCCGTACCTTCTGGCTAAAAATGGAGATG CCGTCCTCACCACAATTTGTGATTGGATTGACGTAGGAGTAAATTTTGAAAGAGCTCTTGCGCAACAGCAGCCTGTGTATAAG ATACGCCACGTAAAAGCCGGCGTACGCTTAACGCAGTTAATGCTGCAGTGTACGGATGAAATCACAAAATTGCTCCTGGAACGTAACATTATGGAGAAGTTGAAGTTGCTCTACTATCAACCTCACATGGCACTTTCCATCAAGTTACTCATTCTGAA aACGTTCGACTCGGTCACGAGGACTCCCATGGGTCTGAGGTACTACTTAGGAATAGCTGATGACAAGTGTGAAGAGAGAGGCAGAAACTGGTATGAAATCATCTTGGAGATGCTCACTGACGTACAACAGACCAGGGCCAAA GTGGCATTATCAGCAATAGTGAGGAAAGTCCACATCTTTGAAGTTTGTCAGAATCTCATGGAAAGCACCAAGATGCTGCTGAATCACCTACCCAACTTGGAGGAGGAATTGAAAGGCAACGAGGAA CTTAACCAAGAAGAAGACTCAATGGACATGGATGAAGTTGACGGCCGCATTGACCTGCCACCCAATTGGAGCGCGAACATACCCGATTCCTTGATTGACGCGGTCAATTCTTGTCTGCAGGAAATAGTAAAAGTACACAAATATGCTGATCAACTCTTGGCTCAACCACATAG ATGGCTTCCAGGGTCCAAGCAGTTTCAGCTTCCAAAGAACCCCCACGATCCATATCCGCAACTCTACGTAACGTTTGACTCCGGAGATCTTCTGACGTCCCTGATGGTGCTCTTGGGTGGTTTGGGCACTGTGCAGAGCGGTGCATTGATTGGCGGCATTAAGAATCTTCTCGACAGCCTCATGTCGTCTGCACATGGTCTCACCTACATGGCTTCTCATCCCTTCATTATAACAAATGTTGCTCGGAGCTTATTGCAG tttggcgAAGACGGACGCGACGATAGCAGCGACAATGAAGAGAATCCTCTCCATATGGTTGGACTAAAAATGGTCTACACATTCCATGCATTAATGCAGTTGGATTCGTTGGCACTGCTGGCCTCATCGCACAACACGGATTACTCGCAGGCCGTCACGCACTTCAACAGCCTGACGTCCTTGCTCCTCACTTGTGTCGGGCGCAACGCTGTTATTAACCTTCTCAGTGTTGGTAGGAACTTGGAAATTCTGTTTCCCTATCTAAAACTCGGAGCAGGAGATGACCAAGATAATGCTCCCACGAGGATTGCCTGCTTTGGTTATGCAGTTGAACTTGTCGTTTTGACTGTAAAATTCTCGGAAAATGTCGAGATGCTGGAACAGTATGGTGAAAAAATACTGGAACTCGTTGACCTCGAAGAAGCCCGGGAGGGGCCTAAATTGGAGGAGCATGCTAAGTTTTGTGAAATTGTTCCTTGGTTATCCATCACAAAATCGGCTGAAAGCTTTGCTTACGACAATCTCTCCAATCTGTCGAACAATCTTAAGGAACACGTAGAGAAACTGGACAAGTTTTCGGGCGAGTTAGTAACTCATTTGAGAATCATTCAGCATTTAACGGTGCCGAAGTATCCTGTATCAGATTTATTACCGGAAGATCACAACGGCGAGCTGATAGAAGAATTGAAGTACAAGTATGCTACGGTGCAATTGTTTTCAGCTGACTGTCATACTTATCTTACTAATCTCTTATCAAAGCTATGCTCGATGTATTCGCAACCGTCCGTTCATGGATCAGACTTCATGGCTTCCGAAGGAGCAACAGTTCTGGCAGTGATTCAACCGACTTTGAGACTCTTGAAAAACATTCTTACTTACGTCATTCATGCGAGAAATACGAACTTCAAAGACTTGACTGCCATTGTTCCGCTGGTGCAGACGTATCTCCTGCTGCAGTCCTTTCCGCTCGGATCGCAGTACATCTCCCAGAGTCAGGAACTACAGCAGGAGGTGATTAGCATACTGCTCGTGTACACTCAGCCGGTTTACTCGGAAACAGAGGGAGAGGAGGTGCTTGCTAAGAGTCTTTGGACCAAAATGATGTCAGAG GTATTCAAGTATTTACTGACCGGTCCTCATACATTTATGGGAGTCATAAACTTGGTGATAGAACTCTTACCGCTACCTTTGCCTATACAAACACGTGTGCCACTTTCCGAAGAGGAATCATCTCAGATAATCAATTTGCGCAAGTTGTGGAGTGCTCACTTGTATTGTCTATCTTCGAACATTCATGAAATTATCATGCGATTAGGCCTAGCGAGTTTTCCGCCCCTAATGCACCTGCTGAGACGAATGTGCGTTGCTCTGTCGGACTTGGCAGCGCCTATGGCCCTGCTCGTAGCTCGAGCAACGTTGGACCTCGTCCTTCAGTCCCATCGTCTAGATCAGCGGGCTTCAGGCGAAGACTTCGGACCTTGCTCGTTGCAGACAGTTCGCGTCCTGAACATGTTGGCATTGTTAGTGTCGCATGCCCCTACTAAGGCAGCGATACTTCACCTATTGCGAGGTGGGTCGCCCACTTTGGCCGCAGCAACGACCAAAACCGAAGACAAGTATTCGGGGCTGGTTGCTCTGTGGTGTCGCATTCTGAATGTCGCTGCAAGTGGGTCTCATGCGCACGTTCAGGCGCAGGAGTGCTTAGTGACGATAATCCAGTACCTCTGCGATCACGAAAATGCAATGCACGTGTCGCAAGACTGCAACGTGCAAGACGGAAATGTGCAGGTCAATGCGGTTCCGACTCCCATAACGTTAAGTGGTGTGCCCAACAAAGACACGCTGGTACCTATAGTTGAAGCTTTGATAGACCATCTCAGGAACCTTCACAGTCCTCATCAATCAATACAACAAGTTCTCAGAGCACTGATGAGGCTCATGGAACATGATTACGGGTTTTATCATATTAAGAG CGTGATGGAGAAAAAGAGAGCGTGTCTGATCAGCCTCTTCAAGAGGCTCAGCTCGTCCTTCCGGAAAGAGTCTCAAGAATATATAACGTCCCTCCAGGGCGCCCTCGAGTTCTGTCAGCTCCTCATCGAAACCGACGAATCCTCCACCGTGTCCCGGACCTTGCTCGTTACGCCGTCGGAGTTAGCTAGTTACATTGGCTGGAAGTTGGGAGGTCTTGAAATGCAGTATTCCAAATATTCTCAGGAAAAGAAAGAGATaatcaagaaagaagaaaaagagaaagagaaggtcGTTAAAGAGGAACCGGCAGAGGAGCCAACCCCTGCGGCTACAGCCGTGAAAGAAGAAGCGACGGATAAAAGCGAAGCGGATTCGAAGACTGACGAGACTGAAGGAGCTGAGGTTAAGACCGAAGAAGAAACGAAGGAAGAATTGAGAAAAGAGGAGACGAAGAAGGAGCCGCCAAAGAAAGAGGAGGTTAAAAAGGAGGAAGTAGTAAGAAGAGAAGAACCTCAGAGAAGGGAGGATGAGATTAAAGAGCGTATACATCCTCTGAAATTGTTAGAAAATCAAGTTGTG gCTGAAGGCTGTGAAGAAGAGACCATGGAATCACTGTATGAAGATATTTCTCAGTTGATTAATGTTCTGGATCAATCATATACTTCCGAGGGTAAAG AACTGAGCGAGCCCACGGGCCCAGAAATGGAGACCTTGCAAGCGCTCTTTGCCTCGAGGGTCGTCTGGACCGTTCCCGTGTCTGACGATGAGATTCCATCATTCTGGTTGGTTCCTCCTGTGTTTGAGGATGCAGATGAAATGGAAATG ATACCAAGTAACCTCCTGGATACATGCCGTCAATATGCAGGAGACTACGATCTCTTGGGAACTCTGCACAAATTAGTCAAAGGTCAGGGAGCTCAGTCGCTCACGCCACAAAAGTTATGCAAAGCGCCACCCAGGTACAAGCCCAGTGCGGCTGCAATACGCCCCGACAAGAGAGGGAGACCTTTCG TGGCACCCATGAGAGGTCGTTCGTTCAACAGGGGAATGAACTCAAGAAGCGACCCGTTCCGTTCCCGTCCTCCAAACACATCGAGGCCACCGTCACTTCACGTGGATGATTTTGTTGCTCTTGAAAGCACCGGTCATCAGCCAACCGGCCCTACAGGATACAACAAAATTTCATTTGGCCGTGGAAAG TTTTTGCTCGATTCAATGCGAGGACGTGGCGGTCGAGGTCGCGGAGACAGCCGCGGAGGAGGTAGATTCTTCCACAGACCACCATTCAGACCAGATATTG GTGTACGTGGAATGAACCCCAGGGGCCGAGGAATGCCTTGGATTTTCCGCGGTGACGTTTCTCCGAGAGGATTCAGGGGAGTGTCTATGAACCCTGGGCCGACCAGGTTCATCCGAGGCCGGGGAATGTACATGAGAGGCAACGGACAGGGAATCAGCCCTAAGGAAAGGTTCCCACCCAAGTTCGTAGATCGCGGGGGAAGGAGAGATATGAACGGCGGGAGGCACATGAGAGGGGCGTTTAGATGA